One part of the Aurantibacillus circumpalustris genome encodes these proteins:
- a CDS encoding low affinity iron permease family protein produces the protein MKKLFDKFSSKVTNAAGSPSAFLSAFLIIVIWSITGPLFGFSDTWQLVINTGTTIITFLMVFVIQQSQNKDTKALHLKLNELIACNHQASNRLIDIEDLTADEIEALKKYYIKLAKLAATEKNIHSSHSLDEAKANHLAKKNVNK, from the coding sequence AAAACTATTCGATAAATTTTCCTCAAAAGTAACTAACGCTGCAGGTAGCCCGTCAGCATTTTTAAGCGCCTTTTTGATAATTGTTATTTGGTCTATAACAGGTCCTTTATTTGGTTTTTCTGACACATGGCAATTAGTAATTAATACTGGCACTACAATAATAACTTTTTTAATGGTCTTTGTTATTCAGCAATCACAGAATAAAGACACAAAGGCGTTGCATTTAAAACTGAACGAATTAATTGCCTGTAATCACCAAGCTAGCAATCGCTTAATAGACATTGAAGATTTAACCGCAGATGAAATAGAAGCACTAAAAAAATACTATATAAAATTAGCGAAATTGGCCGCCACAGAAAAAAATATACATTCTAGCCATTCTTTAGATGAGGCAAAAGCCAATCATCTGGCGAAAAAAAATGTAAATAAATAG